One genomic window of Nicotiana sylvestris chromosome 10, ASM39365v2, whole genome shotgun sequence includes the following:
- the LOC138880278 gene encoding uncharacterized protein, with protein MGSDFQGVELGRYFPGPSTTDESRPIRDFDSGHRLSYGSSSHAQASCDAATDDYIQDPDTIMPSTGPDSTTDTCHLVPHPAIRRQLDDDDPDSVPGRQGMRLRPTATLRHTGCGTH; from the exons atgggctcggattttcaaggagtggagttgggtagatatttccctggcccgtctaccactgatgagtctcgaccgatccgagattttgatagtgggcaccgactgagttatggcagctcatcacatgcgcag gcttcatgcgatgctgcgacagatgactacattcaggatccagacacgattatg ccttctactggacctgacagcaccaccgatacatgtcatcttgtgccgcatccggccataaggagacaacttgatgatgatgatcctgatagcgtacccgggcggcaggggatgcgcctcaggccaacggctactttgagacacaccggatgcgggacacattga